Proteins found in one Zea mays cultivar B73 chromosome 1, Zm-B73-REFERENCE-NAM-5.0, whole genome shotgun sequence genomic segment:
- the LOC100281481 gene encoding probable galacturonosyltransferase 11 isoform X2, translating to MTLAKAYVILAKEQGNLQLAWELSSQIRNCQRLLSEGAVNGRAITKDEAHPIISRLARLIYKAQDSHYDISTTIVTLKNHALALEERAKAAIVQSAEFGQLAAESFPKNLHCLTVKLTEEWLRNPKHRSHSEENRNSTRLVDNNLYHFCIFSDNVLATSVVVNSTVSNANHPQQLVFHVVTDRIHFGAMSTWFLINDFKGCTVEVRCIDEFSWLNASSSPLVRQLSEAETQGYYYSAGSKNPERETKFHNPKFVSLLNHLRFYIPQILPNLEKVVFLDDDVVVQKDLTQLFSIELHGNVIGAVETCLESFHRYSKYLNFSHPTISSKIDPHTCGWAFGMNIFDLIAWRKANATSLYHYWQEQNSDLLLWRTGILPAGLLTFYGLVEPLDRRWHVLGLGYDVDIDDRLIESAAVVHYNGNMKPWLKLAIRRYKYIWERYVNISHPYVRECMLQ from the coding sequence ATGACTCTAGCAAAGGCATATGTCATCCTTGCAAAAGAGCAAGGTAATCTTCAGCTTGCATGGGAGCTTAGTTCACAGATAAGGAATTGTCAAAGATTGCTATCTGAAGGGGCAGTTAATGGAAGAGCAATCACTAAAGATGAAGCCCATCCTATAATAAGCCGGCTAGCACGGTTAATATACAAGGCTCAGGACTCTCACTATGATATCAGCACAACAATAGTGACATTGAAGAACCATGCCTTGGCACTAGAGGAGCGTGCAAAGGCAGCAATTGTTCAGAGTGCTGAGTTTGGCCAGTTAGCAGCAGAATCCTTCCCCAAAAATCTGCACTGTCTAACTGTGAAACTGACAGAGGAGTGGCTTCGGAACCCGAAGCATAGGAGTCACTCAGAGGAGAACCGGAATTCCACACGATTGGTGGATAATAATCTGTACCATTTCTGTATATTCTCTGATAATGTGCTGGCCACTTCAGTTGTTGTCAATTCTACGGTCTCCAATGCAAATCATCCTCAACAGCTTGTGTTTCATGTGGTCACCGACAGAATCCATTTTGGCGCAATGTCAACTTGGTTCCTCATAAATGACTTCAAAGGTTGTACTGTTGAAGTCCGCTGCATAGATGAGTTCTCGTGGTTGAATGCTTCTTCATCTCCTCTTGTCAGGCAGCTATCTGAGGCGGAAACTCAGGGTTACTATTACTCAGCTGGTTCCAAGAATCCTGAAAGAGAAACAAAATTCCATAATCCAAAGTTTGTTTCTCTACTGAACCATTTACGTTTCTACATTCCTCAGATACTTCCCAACTTGGAGAAGGTGGTGTTTCTTGATGATGATGTTGTGGTGCAAAAGGACCTGACTCAGCTGTTCTCCATTGAGTTGCATGGCAATGTCATTGGAGCAGTGGAAACCTGTTTGGAGTCGTTTCATCGATACAGCAAGTATCTAAATTTTTCGCACCCTACCATCAGCTCCAAGATTGATCCACATACTTGTGGATGGGCTTTTGGAATGAACATTTTTGACTTGATAGCCTGGAGGAAGGCGAACGCCACATCGTTGTACCATTATTGGCAAGAGCAAAATTCAGATCTATTGCTCTGGAGAACGGGAATTCTTCCTGCAGGCCTTTTGACATTTTACGGCCTGGTGGAGCCCCTAGACCGCAGATGGCATGTCTTGGGTCTTGGGTATGATGTAGACATAGATGACCGTTTGATTGAGAGTGCTGCTGTTGTGCACTATAACGGAAACATGAAACCGTGGCTGAAGCTGGCTATTCGCCGTTACAAGTATATATGGGAGCGGTATGTGAATATCTCACATCCGTATGTTAGAGAGTGTATGTTGCAATAG
- the LOC100281481 gene encoding Probable galacturonosyltransferase 11, which produces MLRGTGYGGGDARRRALRSSRRHLPGWIWWLLGIFLLVGLMLFVLHHNQKEQFRPPVVDNGSAIQEVPREKVNFSEELLSSTSFARQLVDQMTLAKAYVILAKEQGNLQLAWELSSQIRNCQRLLSEGAVNGRAITKDEAHPIISRLARLIYKAQDSHYDISTTIVTLKNHALALEERAKAAIVQSAEFGQLAAESFPKNLHCLTVKLTEEWLRNPKHRSHSEENRNSTRLVDNNLYHFCIFSDNVLATSVVVNSTVSNANHPQQLVFHVVTDRIHFGAMSTWFLINDFKGCTVEVRCIDEFSWLNASSSPLVRQLSEAETQGYYYSAGSKNPERETKFHNPKFVSLLNHLRFYIPQILPNLEKVVFLDDDVVVQKDLTQLFSIELHGNVIGAVETCLESFHRYSKYLNFSHPTISSKIDPHTCGWAFGMNIFDLIAWRKANATSLYHYWQEQNSDLLLWRTGILPAGLLTFYGLVEPLDRRWHVLGLGYDVDIDDRLIESAAVVHYNGNMKPWLKLAIRRYKYIWERYVNISHPYVRECMLQ; this is translated from the exons ATGCTTCGTGGAACGGGGTACGGGGGCGGCGATGCGCGGAGGCGGGCACTGCGCTCGTCGCGGCGGCATCTGCCGGGGTGGATCTGGTGGCTTCTCGGGATCTTCCTCCTCGTCGGGCTCATGCTCTTCGTCCTGCACCACAACCAAAAGGAGCAGTTCCGGCCGCCCGTCGTG GATAATGGTTCAGCGATCCAGGAAGTCCCTCGTGAAAAAGTGAATTTCTCAGAAGAACTTTTGAGCAGCACATCATTTGCTCGCCAATTAGTGGATCAGATGACTCTAGCAAAGGCATATGTCATCCTTGCAAAAGAGCAAGGTAATCTTCAGCTTGCATGGGAGCTTAGTTCACAGATAAGGAATTGTCAAAGATTGCTATCTGAAGGGGCAGTTAATGGAAGAGCAATCACTAAAGATGAAGCCCATCCTATAATAAGCCGGCTAGCACGGTTAATATACAAGGCTCAGGACTCTCACTATGATATCAGCACAACAATAGTGACATTGAAGAACCATGCCTTGGCACTAGAGGAGCGTGCAAAGGCAGCAATTGTTCAGAGTGCTGAGTTTGGCCAGTTAGCAGCAGAATCCTTCCCCAAAAATCTGCACTGTCTAACTGTGAAACTGACAGAGGAGTGGCTTCGGAACCCGAAGCATAGGAGTCACTCAGAGGAGAACCGGAATTCCACACGATTGGTGGATAATAATCTGTACCATTTCTGTATATTCTCTGATAATGTGCTGGCCACTTCAGTTGTTGTCAATTCTACGGTCTCCAATGCAAATCATCCTCAACAGCTTGTGTTTCATGTGGTCACCGACAGAATCCATTTTGGCGCAATGTCAACTTGGTTCCTCATAAATGACTTCAAAGGTTGTACTGTTGAAGTCCGCTGCATAGATGAGTTCTCGTGGTTGAATGCTTCTTCATCTCCTCTTGTCAGGCAGCTATCTGAGGCGGAAACTCAGGGTTACTATTACTCAGCTGGTTCCAAGAATCCTGAAAGAGAAACAAAATTCCATAATCCAAAGTTTGTTTCTCTACTGAACCATTTACGTTTCTACATTCCTCAGATACTTCCCAACTTGGAGAAGGTGGTGTTTCTTGATGATGATGTTGTGGTGCAAAAGGACCTGACTCAGCTGTTCTCCATTGAGTTGCATGGCAATGTCATTGGAGCAGTGGAAACCTGTTTGGAGTCGTTTCATCGATACAGCAAGTATCTAAATTTTTCGCACCCTACCATCAGCTCCAAGATTGATCCACATACTTGTGGATGGGCTTTTGGAATGAACATTTTTGACTTGATAGCCTGGAGGAAGGCGAACGCCACATCGTTGTACCATTATTGGCAAGAGCAAAATTCAGATCTATTGCTCTGGAGAACGGGAATTCTTCCTGCAGGCCTTTTGACATTTTACGGCCTGGTGGAGCCCCTAGACCGCAGATGGCATGTCTTGGGTCTTGGGTATGATGTAGACATAGATGACCGTTTGATTGAGAGTGCTGCTGTTGTGCACTATAACGGAAACATGAAACCGTGGCTGAAGCTGGCTATTCGCCGTTACAAGTATATATGGGAGCGGTATGTGAATATCTCACATCCGTATGTTAGAGAGTGTATGTTGCAATAG
- the LOC100281481 gene encoding probable galacturonosyltransferase 11 isoform X1, producing MCRVWLGGRLLSIRVQFFALDLYCHISVLDPLKDNGSAIQEVPREKVNFSEELLSSTSFARQLVDQMTLAKAYVILAKEQGNLQLAWELSSQIRNCQRLLSEGAVNGRAITKDEAHPIISRLARLIYKAQDSHYDISTTIVTLKNHALALEERAKAAIVQSAEFGQLAAESFPKNLHCLTVKLTEEWLRNPKHRSHSEENRNSTRLVDNNLYHFCIFSDNVLATSVVVNSTVSNANHPQQLVFHVVTDRIHFGAMSTWFLINDFKGCTVEVRCIDEFSWLNASSSPLVRQLSEAETQGYYYSAGSKNPERETKFHNPKFVSLLNHLRFYIPQILPNLEKVVFLDDDVVVQKDLTQLFSIELHGNVIGAVETCLESFHRYSKYLNFSHPTISSKIDPHTCGWAFGMNIFDLIAWRKANATSLYHYWQEQNSDLLLWRTGILPAGLLTFYGLVEPLDRRWHVLGLGYDVDIDDRLIESAAVVHYNGNMKPWLKLAIRRYKYIWERYVNISHPYVRECMLQ from the exons ATGTGCAGAGTATGGCTGGGTGGTAGGCTCTTGAGTATCAGAGTACAATTTTTTGCCCTAGATCTTTATTGCCATATTTCAGTATTGGATCCTTTGAAG GATAATGGTTCAGCGATCCAGGAAGTCCCTCGTGAAAAAGTGAATTTCTCAGAAGAACTTTTGAGCAGCACATCATTTGCTCGCCAATTAGTGGATCAGATGACTCTAGCAAAGGCATATGTCATCCTTGCAAAAGAGCAAGGTAATCTTCAGCTTGCATGGGAGCTTAGTTCACAGATAAGGAATTGTCAAAGATTGCTATCTGAAGGGGCAGTTAATGGAAGAGCAATCACTAAAGATGAAGCCCATCCTATAATAAGCCGGCTAGCACGGTTAATATACAAGGCTCAGGACTCTCACTATGATATCAGCACAACAATAGTGACATTGAAGAACCATGCCTTGGCACTAGAGGAGCGTGCAAAGGCAGCAATTGTTCAGAGTGCTGAGTTTGGCCAGTTAGCAGCAGAATCCTTCCCCAAAAATCTGCACTGTCTAACTGTGAAACTGACAGAGGAGTGGCTTCGGAACCCGAAGCATAGGAGTCACTCAGAGGAGAACCGGAATTCCACACGATTGGTGGATAATAATCTGTACCATTTCTGTATATTCTCTGATAATGTGCTGGCCACTTCAGTTGTTGTCAATTCTACGGTCTCCAATGCAAATCATCCTCAACAGCTTGTGTTTCATGTGGTCACCGACAGAATCCATTTTGGCGCAATGTCAACTTGGTTCCTCATAAATGACTTCAAAGGTTGTACTGTTGAAGTCCGCTGCATAGATGAGTTCTCGTGGTTGAATGCTTCTTCATCTCCTCTTGTCAGGCAGCTATCTGAGGCGGAAACTCAGGGTTACTATTACTCAGCTGGTTCCAAGAATCCTGAAAGAGAAACAAAATTCCATAATCCAAAGTTTGTTTCTCTACTGAACCATTTACGTTTCTACATTCCTCAGATACTTCCCAACTTGGAGAAGGTGGTGTTTCTTGATGATGATGTTGTGGTGCAAAAGGACCTGACTCAGCTGTTCTCCATTGAGTTGCATGGCAATGTCATTGGAGCAGTGGAAACCTGTTTGGAGTCGTTTCATCGATACAGCAAGTATCTAAATTTTTCGCACCCTACCATCAGCTCCAAGATTGATCCACATACTTGTGGATGGGCTTTTGGAATGAACATTTTTGACTTGATAGCCTGGAGGAAGGCGAACGCCACATCGTTGTACCATTATTGGCAAGAGCAAAATTCAGATCTATTGCTCTGGAGAACGGGAATTCTTCCTGCAGGCCTTTTGACATTTTACGGCCTGGTGGAGCCCCTAGACCGCAGATGGCATGTCTTGGGTCTTGGGTATGATGTAGACATAGATGACCGTTTGATTGAGAGTGCTGCTGTTGTGCACTATAACGGAAACATGAAACCGTGGCTGAAGCTGGCTATTCGCCGTTACAAGTATATATGGGAGCGGTATGTGAATATCTCACATCCGTATGTTAGAGAGTGTATGTTGCAATAG